One genomic segment of Mytilus trossulus isolate FHL-02 chromosome 4, PNRI_Mtr1.1.1.hap1, whole genome shotgun sequence includes these proteins:
- the LOC134713691 gene encoding uncharacterized protein LOC134713691: MNTLITCVVLLVASSCTHAGGKFGGGGGGGGGSLSGSLQGSLAGSLGGGLGGGLGGGLGGGLGGGIGGGIGGGIGGGIGGGFGGSGVSGSLSGSLSGNLGGGVGGGFIGGGGAGGSITLSFSAYLRLMYYVSALQQAVAASSVSASLSGGLTGGFGGAIGGGLGGGLGGGIGGIGGGFGGIGGGFGGIGGGSGSGSGFAGRFGGGFAGSVGGSGIGGGFGSGSGFAGRFGGGFAGRVGGLGGLGGAGGIGGLSGGLSGGLSGGLSGGLGGGLGGGAGSSIMGTLGGSLNAGISGGAGGIGGGKGASYY, translated from the exons ATGAATACTTTGATTACTTGTGTTGTTCTGCTAGTTGCCAGTTCCTGTACTCATGCCGGTGGCAAGTTCGGCGGTGGTGGTGGTGGAG GAGGTGGCTCCCTCAGCGGATCTCTACAAGGATCTCTAGCTGGAAGTTTAGGTGGTGGACTCGGAGGTGGTCTCGGAGGTGGTCTCGGAGGTGGTCTCGGAGGAGGAATCGGTGGTGGAATCGGTGGTGGAATCGGAGGTGGTATCGGCGGAGGTTTTGGCGGCAGTGGAGTTTCTGGATCTCTAAGCGGTTCTCTAAGTGGAAACTTGGGCGGTGGCGTCGGAGGTGGATTTATTGGCGGTGGTGGTGCCGGCGGATCTATTACCCTCAGCTTCAGTGCCTACCTCAGATTGATGTACTATGTATCAGCTCTTCAACAAGCTGTTGCAGCAAGTAGTGTAAGCGCTAGCCTATCCGGTGGCTTGACTGGTGGATTTGGTGGTGCAATTGGAGGTGGATTAGGTGGTGGTCTAGGCGGAGGTATCGGTGGAATCGGTGGTGGTTTCGGTGGAATTGGTGGTGGTTTCGGTGGAATCGGTGGTGGTTCCGGATCTGGATCTGGATTTGCTGGAAGATTCGGTGGTGGATTTGCTGGTTCTGTTGGTGGATCTGGAATCGGAGGTGGTTTCGGTTCAGGCTCCGGATTTGCTGGTAGATTCGGCGGTGGATTTGCTGGACGTGTTGGAGGTTTAGGAGGTCTTGGCGGAGCAGGGGGCATTGGTGGACTTTCAGGAGGACTCTCTGGTGGACTAAGTGGTGGCCTTTCTGGTGGTCTAGGTGGTGGTCTTGGAGGAGGTGCTGGATCTAGCATTATgg GAACTCTCGGTGGAAGTTTGAATGCTGGAATCAGCGGCGGAGCTGGTGGCATCGGAGGTGGAAAAGGTG CAAGTTATTATTAA